A stretch of the Aegilops tauschii subsp. strangulata cultivar AL8/78 chromosome 4, Aet v6.0, whole genome shotgun sequence genome encodes the following:
- the LOC109764329 gene encoding ribulose-phosphate 3-epimerase, chloroplastic, with protein MASPSSSLCSNLGYPRAASLGGRRRVGFSSSRKLFQVKASRVDSFSKSDIIVSPSILSANFAKLGEQVKAVEVAGCDWIHVDVMDGRFVPNITIGPLIVDALRPVTDLPLDVHLMIVEPEQRIPDFIKAGADIVSVHCEQTATIHLHRTVDQIKSLGAKAGVVLNPGTPLSAIEYVLESVDLVLIMSVNPGFGGQSFIESQVKKIADLRKLCEEKGVNPWIEVDGGVSPKNAYKVIEAGANALVAGSAVFGAKDYAEAIKGIKTSKRPVAVAA; from the exons ATGGCGTCGCCCTCCTCGTCGCTCTGCTCCAACCTCGGCTACCCGCGCGCCGCCTCCCTCGGCGGCCGCCGCCGCGTCGGCTTCTCCTCGTCCAG GAAGCTATTCCAAGTGAAGGCATCAAGGGTCGACAGTTTCTCCAAGAGTGACATCATTGTGTCCCCTTCCATTCTCTCTGCAAACTTCGCCAAGCTTGGTGAACAG GTAAAAGCTGTGGAGGTGGCAGGATGTGACTGGATTCATGTTGATGTCATGGACGGCCGCTTTGTGCCAAATATCACGATTGGACCATTGATTGTTGATGCTCTGCGTCCAGTGACTGATCTTCCACTGGATGTGCATCTG ATGATTGTGGAACCTGAGCAGCGAATTCCAGATTTTATCAAGGCAGGTGCTGATATTGTTAGCGTCCACTGTGAGCAAACGGCAACCATCCATCTGCACCGAACAGTTGATCAG ATTAAAAGTCTAGGAGCAAAAGCTGGAGTTGTTTTGAACCCTGGGACCCCACTCAGTGCGATAGAATATGTACTTGAAT CTGTTGATCTGGTATTGATTATGTCAGTCAATCCTGGTTTTGGTGGGCAGAGTTTTATTGAGAGTCAAGTAAAGAAAATTGCCGATTTGAGAAAATTATGCGAAGAGAAG GGAGTGAACCCCTGGATCGAGGTTGATGGCGGAGTCAGTCCCAAAAACGCCTACAAG GTCATTGAAGCTGGAGCGAATGCCCTTGTTGCTGGTTCTGCGGTCTTCGGAGCTAAAGACTACGCTGAAG CTATCAAAGGAATCAAGACCAGCAAAAGACCTGTAGCCGTAGCAGCATGA